One Halolamina litorea genomic window carries:
- a CDS encoding AbrB/MazE/SpoVT family DNA-binding domain-containing protein: MPQCRGPYADSRTVQESNGGYTVSIPKEIAERYDLEKGDQVFWTDSPDDETPQFLPPEEL, from the coding sequence ATGCCACAGTGCAGAGGACCGTACGCCGACAGTCGGACCGTACAGGAGTCCAACGGCGGCTACACCGTCTCCATCCCGAAGGAGATCGCCGAACGCTACGACCTGGAGAAGGGCGATCAGGTGTTCTGGACGGACTCCCCGGACGACGAGACGCCACAGTTCCTGCCGCCCGAAGAGCTCTGA